The Sorangiineae bacterium MSr11367 genome window below encodes:
- a CDS encoding alpha/beta hydrolase, giving the protein MSERIDLDRRRFFGAAAMAFAGTQLGILGCSKAQADTVRPGRLPPVKPGTNTSFGALKQIDAGVLNIGYGESGPPDGPPVILLHGWPYAIYSFVDVAALLAEAGYRVLVPNLRGHGTTRFLSSSTVRNAQQSAVARDIIAFMDALDIPKAIIGGVDWGSRTTCIIAALWPERCKAMVSVSGYLLTNVPAANAPASPETEYQWWYASYFATERGPVGYEKNKREFGRFMWKLHSPKWNFDEAIFQRSIPTLDNEDNTAIVIHNYRWRYGLAPGEAQYDDLERQLAVRPVIKVPAITLEGDANGAPHPEPASYRDRFTGKYEHRTVEGGIGHNLPLEAPQAFAQAVVDVDGF; this is encoded by the coding sequence ATGTCCGAAAGAATCGATCTTGATCGCCGTCGTTTTTTTGGTGCCGCAGCCATGGCCTTTGCCGGCACCCAGCTGGGCATACTGGGCTGCTCGAAAGCGCAGGCCGACACCGTGAGGCCCGGCCGGCTGCCGCCGGTCAAACCGGGAACGAACACGTCATTCGGTGCGCTGAAGCAGATCGACGCCGGTGTGCTGAATATCGGATATGGAGAATCGGGCCCTCCCGATGGCCCGCCGGTCATTCTTCTGCACGGCTGGCCCTATGCCATCTACAGCTTCGTCGATGTGGCAGCCTTGCTGGCGGAGGCGGGGTATCGGGTGCTCGTTCCGAATTTGCGTGGCCATGGCACCACCCGGTTTCTGTCGAGCAGCACGGTCCGCAATGCCCAGCAGTCGGCCGTTGCCCGCGACATCATCGCCTTCATGGACGCGCTCGACATCCCGAAGGCGATCATCGGGGGCGTGGACTGGGGATCCCGGACGACCTGTATCATCGCGGCGCTATGGCCGGAGCGCTGCAAGGCGATGGTCAGTGTGAGCGGGTATTTGCTGACCAACGTCCCCGCCGCCAACGCGCCGGCGTCACCCGAGACCGAGTACCAATGGTGGTACGCGTCCTACTTCGCTACGGAACGCGGCCCGGTGGGTTACGAGAAAAACAAGCGCGAATTTGGACGGTTCATGTGGAAGCTCCATTCGCCAAAATGGAATTTCGACGAGGCCATCTTTCAACGCAGCATACCGACGTTGGACAACGAGGACAATACCGCCATCGTCATTCACAATTATCGCTGGCGGTACGGCCTGGCTCCGGGCGAGGCCCAATACGACGATTTGGAAAGGCAGCTCGCCGTCCGTCCCGTGATCAAGGTGCCCGCGATCACGCTGGAGGGAGACGCCAATGGTGCGCCACATCCAGAGCCCGCGTCTTACCGTGACCGATTCACGGGCAAGTACGAGCATCGGACCGTCGAGGGTGGCATCGGCCACAACCTACCATTGGAAGCGCCGCAGGCCTTCGCGCAGGCTGTCGTCGACGTCGACGGATTTTAG
- a CDS encoding VOC family protein → MKNNSINWFEIPARELDKAVAFYEKTFDTKLRREVFGGEPHAIFPVEKDAKGVTGALVSAERLTPGAGVLIYLDAPDGVKATLARAKAAGAKELAPHTPIGENGFIAVITDLEGNQIGLHSMQA, encoded by the coding sequence ATGAAGAACAACAGCATCAACTGGTTCGAGATCCCGGCCCGCGAATTGGACAAGGCCGTCGCCTTCTACGAGAAGACGTTCGACACGAAATTGCGACGCGAGGTATTTGGCGGCGAGCCGCATGCCATCTTCCCCGTCGAGAAGGATGCGAAGGGTGTCACCGGCGCGCTCGTCTCCGCCGAGCGTCTCACCCCCGGCGCCGGAGTCCTCATCTACCTCGACGCCCCCGACGGCGTGAAGGCGACGTTGGCACGTGCCAAGGCGGCCGGCGCCAAGGAGCTCGCGCCGCACACGCCCATCGGCGAGAATGGCTTCATCGCCGTCATCACCGACCTCGAAGGCAACCAGATCGGATTGCACTCGATGCAGGCCTGA
- a CDS encoding FAD-binding oxidoreductase, with the protein MDDPLSGSTCVVHVPGSEGYARTTGLWNGAIERQPALVVACFTPRDVRAALLAARAAGLPVSVRNGGRDWVGRSLRDGGLVLDLTPMRECTVNAEALEVTLAAGVTGADLNAAVGRHGLIAMIGNEGTISMTGLLSGGGYGPLTTRFGLALDSLLAAEVVLADGRIASCDATHNRDLFWAIRGGGGNFGVITSMRLRLHKVGRVLSGIIVFPWAEASAVLARFSSMMQAAPDELAGATILSLGPSGDPVVMISPTWSGELERGRQIVREMESFGTPMVSKVEPMAASDLLSITNGKLVSGRGYSLATRWLADLSPDVVSALVSAYDDRTSPVSSIILHHFHGAGTRVPPEDTAFGMRRPHFSALIYGVWEPAHLDGTKHRRWAHDLSLKLSNWALPGGYANLLHHDAREQVASAFGPNGRRLLELKARFDPDDVFSAIPLPGR; encoded by the coding sequence ATGGACGACCCGCTTTCCGGATCGACATGCGTCGTCCACGTGCCCGGTTCGGAAGGATACGCACGGACCACCGGCCTCTGGAATGGTGCGATTGAGCGCCAGCCCGCCCTCGTCGTCGCGTGTTTCACGCCCCGCGATGTCCGCGCCGCTTTGCTGGCGGCGCGGGCTGCAGGGCTTCCGGTGTCGGTGCGCAATGGCGGCCGGGATTGGGTTGGACGCTCTTTGCGAGACGGGGGACTCGTTCTTGACCTGACGCCCATGCGGGAATGCACGGTGAACGCGGAAGCTCTCGAGGTGACCCTGGCTGCTGGCGTGACGGGGGCCGATTTGAACGCCGCCGTCGGGCGGCATGGTTTGATCGCCATGATCGGCAACGAAGGCACGATCAGCATGACCGGCCTTCTCTCGGGAGGTGGCTATGGGCCATTGACGACGCGCTTCGGGCTCGCGTTGGACAGCTTGCTCGCCGCCGAGGTCGTACTGGCCGATGGACGCATTGCCTCGTGCGACGCCACCCACAACCGCGATCTGTTCTGGGCTATCCGAGGTGGAGGGGGGAACTTCGGCGTCATCACGTCGATGCGTCTCCGATTGCATAAGGTCGGACGGGTGTTGTCGGGGATTATCGTATTCCCGTGGGCCGAGGCGTCCGCCGTGTTGGCGCGCTTTTCCAGCATGATGCAGGCGGCGCCGGACGAACTCGCGGGGGCCACCATTCTTTCGCTTGGACCGAGCGGCGATCCGGTCGTCATGATCAGTCCTACGTGGAGCGGCGAGCTGGAACGTGGCCGGCAGATTGTCCGCGAAATGGAAAGCTTCGGCACGCCGATGGTCAGCAAAGTCGAGCCGATGGCCGCATCGGATCTACTTTCGATCACCAACGGTAAGCTGGTGTCGGGACGCGGTTACTCACTTGCCACGCGGTGGCTCGCGGACCTGTCGCCGGACGTCGTTTCCGCACTGGTTTCGGCCTACGATGACCGCACTTCCCCCGTTTCATCCATCATCCTGCACCATTTCCACGGTGCTGGGACGAGAGTGCCGCCGGAAGACACGGCATTCGGCATGCGCCGGCCGCACTTCTCCGCCTTGATTTACGGCGTTTGGGAACCCGCGCACCTCGACGGAACGAAGCATCGTCGCTGGGCACACGATCTTTCGTTGAAGCTGTCGAATTGGGCGCTGCCGGGCGGTTACGCCAACCTACTTCATCACGATGCGCGGGAGCAGGTCGCGTCCGCATTTGGTCCCAATGGGCGAAGACTGCTCGAGTTGAAAGCCAGGTTCGACCCCGACGATGTCTTTTCCGCGATACCTCTACCAGGTAGATGA